The DNA segment CCAACATCACACGATAAACCAAATAAGAGATTAAATATAATTCttcaaataattttctaaagtaGCAAAAATCTATAATTACAATAGTACAGTAATCAATTAAGAGAAGAAAGGTCAACATGAATTTATGATAATTGATAACCTTGCAGTAAGTAAAACTCTAAAAGTCATCCCTATCAAGGATTTTTCAAGTATAGACTTTcacaatatacattaatatttatagtaagaaaatttctcaaaaacttAACAGATTTGTGCCAAgtcttttatttgaaaaaatttatatgattttttgggTTAAATTCACCCATTATAATATTAATGTATGGTGAAaagattttctttaaaaaactctagctaatgatgctctaaatacCGTTGGCTTTTTACCCTAGCAAAAGAGCGAGCATTGTCGGCCATAAGAGCAGTGAAAGAAGCCACGTTGTATTGGAGCTGAGTCGTAGGGAGACTAAAGAAGTTGTTTGCGATATCGTTACTACCACATATAATAACGAACAAGCTATTCGTAATTATGAACGTTGTCCTCTCTTGTCCCACCATTCCATTCAATTTCTCTATATACTCTTCAAAAAATTTCAGTTGTTGCGATAATGGTATTCCTCCCTTTAACGATTAGAAAAAACTAATagttaatatttaaaagttcatTAGATAAACATCAAACATAAGAAGTGGTGATTAGCTATACCGCGATTTGTGTTGTCAAAGGAACATAACCAGCACCACCCGACGCAAATGTTACACCGGTTAAGAGATCTTCTTGTCTTAGATTAGGATCTCGGTATGCTGGTATAGTTGGCTTAATCCCTAGTTCTTCCGCTATAAACACAATAAAGAATCGAAATATAATATAATCAGATAATACATTGCAACTTGGTGTTTTAACTTTAGTCCTTATTGTACATATCAATTTATTTGAGTGTACGAAATAAAGTTGGTCACGGTTGCAAGTCATTAACCAGCTAGCTAATGCATTTGATATGTAGATAAATAATGTGTGGTTAGTGTTATGGAACACTTTAGAAGATTAGTCAacgaagaaaaaataaaacaagaggTAAACAAACCTAGAATATCAGTGGGGACTTTTCCATTGGAGAATCTTCCCGTCGGAACTCCACCGTCGAAATCAATACCATAAGGAGGATAATCACATCTAGCCTCCGTTATCAAATCGTCGTTGTTTCCTGCATCAACAATTGAATCTCCGAACACTATTATAGCCGGAACTGTCGTGTTTTCCGGAAGTTTCACTAAAGCATTAGTGGTTGTAGTAAACAACAACACAAGGAATGAGATACAAAAACATAGTATGGACGAAGAAGAgggaaacaaatatgaaatgaTGTGATGATGAATAGAACGACGTCGGTCCATAGTTTGCTATGTAAGTAAGGTGTATATGTCTGAGAGAGTCTTGTTTTTTGACAGCTTTGGATTATGAGTATAAATAATACTCCTCCCGCTTGTGTGAGgagtttggtttggttgagTCATAAATTGAAGGCAATGACTTATTTTTTTCTGTCATGATATTCTAATACCTCAGTACGTGCTTTGGTTAGTGGGCCAGTGTTTTTAATTAACAACGACACTTTTTCAATCAAAATGCCATTTGACCTTTGTTTGAAACTTTCGATATGTTGActcaataataattatatagaaaGAACTTTTCCTAAACGGTATAAATTattccttaagagctttgaagCAGATTTATTTAGACTGAAGCACACCTAAAGTCCAAACCGAGAAAAGTGAGTCGTGAGTTGAGTAGCGATGTGAAGGAATCATGCCAATTTAGCACGGACAATGAGTTGATTTTAGTCATGAGAACATCAAAGGGACGATGCATTTTACGGTGAACACGAATGTTACACTTTCACCAAATTTCATTGATAGATGCATAAAGTATTAATTGGCGGTCACATCGACTGCATGAGAGATTAGTAAAGAGGGTATCCCTGGATCGCAGAAAGAGGGGACAATGCCTGCTCCAACTATCAGGGCAGTCCTGATGACCGCATGCCCTGCCCGCAAGACAAACAGACTAAATCAATAATTAGGATCATTATCATTAAAAGGCAAAGACAAATTACACAAGAGACTAGAAAATTTTCTAGAGCAATACCTACCTATagacatataaaaatataattaatacattttatatatatatatttttttttgttcaacccattttatatataatgaataGATTTgtagcaaaaaaatattatatatatagaatttcTTTTGAAATTGTGTTTCTGTTTTAGATTGAAAAACAAGTTGGcctttaaaaaattgtttttgtctcttgagatattttatgattatgtaAACTGTAAACAATAATCATGTATTTGCCCAAGATAAAGtataaacaaaaatcatgaatATTTGTCTATGCTTTAATGTTTTGTTCACAACTGTTGTGTTATTTTGCATGTAAATAGTCCTCTTCCgttttagttttgtttgtttgtatacTGCGTTAATCAATAATCACCATGGTTCGTAAAATCCATATTCGGATCAATATTGTACTTTCTACACCTTTCCCAAATTAGAATAGTCagtgaaattttgaaatttcccAAAACAGAAAGTTGATACGTATACGCAATAAAAGCAGCATATCTAACATCGCGTACTAACTGTTTATTTCTATTTCACATGGAACTGAAATTGAGAAAACTAGAGACTGTCACCTTTTTCATCATTTCACCATTCAAAAATACTGACACTTCTAGTTTGAGGACAAATAGTTACTACTAGATTTGTTTATCAAAGACTCAGTTAAGTCTTATAGATGTACAAACTTATATGACAAATAAAGACATACGTAACCTTATACACTCTAACTAACGTTGAATAGTTTATCATTTTCTCACATATGTAAATTGCATTTCTTAAATATAACCTCAGGGCTCATAGTCTGATACTCAGaagactatttttttttcaacttagTTGAAAGTAGAAACTGAAAGTCTGAAACATTCGGATCATGTGGCCATCTAAATGGATGCCTAAATATCTATTTCTAAACAATTGTCAACGTCTTCACATGGTTGTTATCTTTGATATAATATCAATGTCTTCTTGAAATAGGTGATAACATTGGTATTAAATGAGAAGACCCACAAGGCTACAATCCGTTCACCGTTGAAGCAAtaaatagaaatgaacaaattatatatttacatcacgaaataaatatgataaactcTGAGCCAATAAACACGTAACAGGTTTTTCAAATAAGGTATCTCTCGCTTATCAAAATAGTAGTATAGAGTAGAAAAGGCTTTTGTCTTTGTTCAAGGCTTGAGAGctatatatatgaagcctaaaatatttattcaaacTGCCCGTGATAGCAATCTTTACTGGCTATGCacctttatttttgttttcaacaaCAGTTTGGTCGTCTAAACTCTGAAGAACGTGTGATCCCATTTTTTAAGGGAGCCAATTGATCTAGCCTCGGTGAGTGACATTCCTATAGTCAAAAGCaatgatttaaaacaaattaggTGTTAGTTAATTAgatgtataattaatttatgaaaaattgccaaaatagaatgaaaacagcttatttattcttttagtataaaactttttttctcatttttgccTTAATTATCTTTTCGATTTTTCAAACTTAATGAAATAAAGaattttatgaatcaaaattataaaaaatagaaacaattgATGAAATATCCAGACACACTACTGGTATTTTTTGGAGTTCTAAAActtgttaatttaattttttatttatgttatacgGAAAGAAGATAACATCTTCTACGAATAATGGCATGGTAGAAATTGAATCCCAGTTTAAACAAATTATTCTACTTTCACTAGAATcaataatttacttttaaatagaATTCTAAATATGATGAATGTGAAATCTAGGCATTTTAAAGGTAGCTACATTTATTTCGAATGCAACTTCTAGTTTTATGAAAATTCTAAAGTTCTACGAATACGAAATCCAGACACAACTCAAAAGTCTACATATAGTAGAATATGTTTACCGATTAGTTATATGTTCTACAGATAAGAACAACcagattttcaaaaattcagttacaaaatattcttaaaaaaattggaaatttttTACTTTCCTAAAAACGTGTATCTGTTGTCttcttgtaaaaataaaaataaaaaacttgttcTTTATCAGAGCACGATTTCTCCATAGTTTTCTTGTGATTTTTACAAACTCTTCTTCTATGATGAATATCTTTAATTTTGA comes from the Brassica napus cultivar Da-Ae chromosome A7, Da-Ae, whole genome shotgun sequence genome and includes:
- the LOC106356967 gene encoding GDSL esterase/lipase EXL1; its protein translation is MDRRRSIHHHIISYLFPSSSSILCFCISFLVLLFTTTTNALVKLPENTTVPAIIVFGDSIVDAGNNDDLITEARCDYPPYGIDFDGGVPTGRFSNGKVPTDILAEELGIKPTIPAYRDPNLRQEDLLTGVTFASGGAGYVPLTTQIAGGIPLSQQLKFFEEYIEKLNGMVGQERTTFIITNSLFVIICGSNDIANNFFSLPTTQLQYNVASFTALMADNARSFARTLYQYGARRILMFGAPPIGCVPSQRTVAGGPTRDCVVRFNDACKLFNAKLSANIDGLSRTLQDTTLIYIDIYDPLLDLILNPQQYGFKVSNLGCCGTGLIEVTALCNNYTAAVCPVRSDYVFWDSFHPTETAYRNIVAKLLQRYLNRFF